From Rhodamnia argentea isolate NSW1041297 chromosome 10, ASM2092103v1, whole genome shotgun sequence, a single genomic window includes:
- the LOC115732961 gene encoding xylan O-acetyltransferase 1-like has product MDIGSTNINSRWRICTLASFLGLVLLVLLLKQGRDSVDLSNPRSVEVLAASSLDLFPSSTNQSSDSPSFEESREPEHEKQNGCDIFDGKWNYDPKASPLYSGAQCPFLSNQVSCQRNGRPDSLYERWSWEGNQCAIPRFNGTDMLARLRGKRVIIVGDSLNRNQWESLACLLYSSIASSDAHVEVRDGMYKVFRAKNYNCSVEFYWSPFLVRLELDRANGTSILNLDKICASAKKWKGANIMIFNTGHWWKQQRKVNTWNFVRYKQELFQNMETELAFEKAMKTWGGWIDKNVNPTETKVYFRSISPEHQGKQWCHNETQPIMDNSYRQTFPHTIREVTERTIQKTRIPVTYLNITKLSEYRRDAHPMVYTSRGGKLLTAEEKRHPEVHADCSHWCLPGLPDTWNRLLYASLVLDSTRGSSSSSHSAV; this is encoded by the exons ATGGATATTGGCTCCACCAACATCAATAGCAGATGGAGAATTTGCACTCTTGCTAGCTTTCTTGGATTAGTCTTGTTAGTTCTTCTCCTCAAGCAGGGCCGTGACTCAGTAGACCTCTCAAATCCACGGAGCGTGGAAGTGTTGGCTGCATCCTCGTTAGACCTCTTCCCATCATCTACCAATCAATCGTCCGATTCACCCAGCTTCGAGGAAAGTAGGGAGCCGGAGCACGAGAAGCAAAACGGATGCGACATATTTGACGGGAAATGGAATTACGATCCGAAAGCGAGCCCTCTCTATAGTGGAGCTCAGTGTCCCTTTCTAAGCAATCAGGTGAGTTGCCAAAGGAACGGTAGACCCGATTCTCTGTACGAGCGATGGAGTTGGGAAGGTAACCAATGTGCTATCCCTAG GTTCAATGGAACAGACATGCTAGCGAGGCTAAGAGGGAAGAGAGTGATCATAGTCGGGGACTCGCTTAACAGGAACCAGTGGGAATCTCTTGCTTGTCTTCTTTACTCATCCATTGCCTCATCCGATGCCCATGTTGAGGTCAGAGATGGCATGTACAAAGTCTTTCGCGCTAAG AACTATAATTGCTCCGTTGAATTCTATTGGAGCCCGTTTCTAGTTCGACTAGAGTTGGACCGTGCAAATGGTACCAGCATTCTTAATCTTGACAAGATCTGCGCCTCAGCCAAGAAATGGAAAGGTGCCAATATCATGATCTTCAACACCGGTCATTGGTGGAAGCAGCAACGGAAGGTCAACAC TTGGAACTTTGTCCGGTACAAGCAGGAGCTATTTCAGAACATGGAGACAGAGCTAGCATTCGAGAAAGCCATGAAGACTTGGGGGGGTTGGATCGATAAGAACGTCAACCCAACAGAAACAAAAGTCTATTTCCGGAGTATATCGCCAGAACACCAAGGGAAGCAATGGTGTCACAACGAAACCCAGCCTATCATGGATAATTCGTACAGACAAACATTTCCACACACCATAAGAGAAGTCACAGAGAGAACCATCCAGAAAACGAGAATTCCGGTAACGTACCTGAACATCACAAAGCTGTCAGAGTATAGAAGAGATGCTCATCCGATGGTGTACACGAGCAGGGGAGGAAAGTTATTGACAGCGGAAGAGAAAAGACATCCGGAAGTTCACGCTGATTGCAGCCATTGGTGTCTCCCTGGACTGCCTGATACATGGAACCGGCTTCTGTACGCGTCCTTGGTTTTAGACAGCACCAGAGGCAGCTCTAGTTCTTCACATTCGGCAGTATGA